Proteins found in one Tsukamurella paurometabola DSM 20162 genomic segment:
- a CDS encoding phytoene desaturase family protein, which translates to MSTPELDVAVVGSGHNALIGAAYLAARGRRISVFEADTVPGGAVSTVERFPGYRVDRGSSAHLMFRHTGIAEELALADHGLRYLDCDPWAFVPTPPGTSLPPIVFRVDLDATAESIAAACGAREAAAYRRFVADWAPRARATMTAFGAGPTAARLGRAFWPTKGSDSVAGLSRSYLASGDALLDEYFDDERLKAALAWFGAQSGPAMSEPGTAPMVGFAALMHTVPPGRAVGGSGALTSALISRIESGGGTVELGTPVTALRRAGRGWRVTVTGPDGTRTVSARTVLAGCHVLTTLDLLGRGGYPGERIDRWRRRIQVGPGVGMVVRLGTTAPPEFDGLTLADQSGLGLLTADRGHLARARGDMLAADPPRRPAVLAMTFSGLDPSIAPAGRHNTTLWAQWYPYTLTRDDWPAIAEAEADRIVAETQRWAPGFADTIEHRYVQTPANLESELGLIGGNVMHVEMALHNMLLFRPLPELAGGRVPGAPGLALAGASMHPGGGVNGSSGRIAARLLARDLRGLARWRS; encoded by the coding sequence GTGAGCACGCCCGAGCTCGACGTCGCGGTCGTGGGGTCGGGCCACAACGCGTTGATCGGGGCCGCCTACCTCGCCGCCCGCGGTCGCCGGATCTCGGTGTTCGAGGCCGATACCGTGCCCGGCGGAGCGGTGAGCACCGTCGAACGCTTTCCCGGCTACCGCGTCGACCGGGGCTCATCGGCGCACCTGATGTTCCGGCACACCGGTATCGCCGAAGAACTCGCTCTCGCCGACCACGGCCTGCGCTACCTCGACTGCGATCCCTGGGCCTTCGTTCCCACCCCACCGGGAACCTCGCTGCCACCCATCGTGTTCCGCGTCGATCTCGATGCGACCGCGGAGTCGATCGCCGCCGCGTGCGGTGCGCGCGAGGCGGCCGCGTACCGTCGCTTCGTCGCAGACTGGGCGCCCCGCGCCCGGGCCACCATGACCGCCTTCGGTGCCGGGCCGACGGCGGCCCGCCTGGGGCGAGCCTTCTGGCCGACCAAGGGAAGCGATTCGGTGGCCGGTCTATCGCGCAGCTATCTGGCGTCGGGCGATGCGCTGCTCGACGAGTATTTCGACGACGAGCGACTCAAGGCCGCCCTGGCGTGGTTCGGTGCGCAGTCGGGTCCAGCGATGAGCGAACCGGGCACCGCGCCGATGGTGGGGTTCGCCGCTCTCATGCACACCGTGCCGCCCGGCCGTGCCGTCGGCGGTAGCGGCGCCCTGACCTCCGCGCTGATCAGCCGGATCGAATCCGGCGGTGGCACCGTGGAACTCGGCACTCCGGTCACCGCACTGCGCCGAGCCGGACGGGGCTGGCGGGTCACCGTCACCGGGCCCGACGGTACGCGCACCGTCTCCGCCCGCACCGTCCTCGCCGGCTGCCACGTGCTCACCACTCTCGACCTCCTGGGCCGCGGCGGCTACCCCGGCGAGCGGATCGACCGATGGCGCAGGCGGATCCAGGTCGGCCCCGGTGTGGGCATGGTGGTCCGGCTCGGCACCACCGCTCCACCGGAGTTCGATGGACTCACGCTGGCAGACCAGTCAGGTCTGGGCCTGCTCACCGCGGACCGCGGTCACCTCGCGCGGGCCCGCGGCGACATGTTGGCGGCCGATCCGCCGCGCCGGCCCGCGGTGCTGGCGATGACCTTCTCCGGGCTCGACCCGTCGATCGCACCCGCCGGCCGGCACAACACCACCCTGTGGGCGCAGTGGTATCCGTACACACTCACGCGCGACGACTGGCCGGCGATCGCCGAGGCGGAGGCGGACCGGATCGTCGCCGAGACGCAGCGCTGGGCACCGGGCTTCGCCGACACGATCGAACACCGGTACGTGCAGACCCCGGCGAACCTGGAATCCGAGCTCGGCCTGATCGGCGGCAATGTGATGCACGTCGAGATGGCCCTGCACAACATGCTGCTGTTCCGGCCGCTCCCCGAACTGGCCGGTGGGCGCGTTCCCGGCGCGCCGGGACTGGCACTGGCGGGCGCATCGATGCATCCCGGCGGGGGCGTGAACGGCTCCAGTGGACGGATCGCGGCGCGGCTACTCGCCCGCGACCTCAGGGGCCTGGCACGATGGCGGTCGTGA
- a CDS encoding LppM family (lipo)protein, which produces MTTRSSQDDRTRPRSRFRPARLLAAVMLLFLAAVPTACANPGPGDRMSGKIIAAQTPAADPKGPQLAVPGELTGQAQVQAYDSNGRIGTQMLFETITFGQFNQLGEVVSQAFETSATSMKMRVQRNGNTVILSGTADMASLAPNSAVIVVSVQFPGPVTATNGQQESNDLVTWTLNAGTSAALTAEADYADPSIASFTLWTWITAIVSFLAAALVAAVAYVNRDRSAKVGQDSGETESLVELPQWLREKLKK; this is translated from the coding sequence GTGACCACCCGATCCAGCCAAGACGACCGGACCCGGCCGCGGTCCCGGTTCCGCCCGGCCCGGCTGCTGGCCGCGGTGATGCTGTTGTTCCTGGCGGCCGTGCCCACGGCGTGCGCCAACCCCGGTCCCGGTGACCGCATGTCCGGGAAGATCATCGCCGCACAGACGCCGGCGGCCGACCCCAAGGGGCCGCAGCTCGCGGTGCCGGGCGAACTCACCGGTCAGGCCCAGGTGCAGGCCTACGACTCGAACGGCCGGATCGGCACCCAGATGCTCTTCGAGACCATCACCTTCGGCCAGTTCAACCAGCTCGGCGAGGTGGTCTCGCAAGCCTTCGAAACCTCCGCGACCTCGATGAAGATGCGGGTGCAGCGCAACGGCAACACCGTGATCCTCTCGGGGACCGCCGATATGGCCTCGCTCGCGCCGAACTCGGCGGTGATCGTGGTGTCGGTGCAGTTCCCTGGCCCGGTGACGGCGACCAACGGCCAACAGGAGAGCAACGACCTGGTCACCTGGACACTGAACGCAGGAACCTCCGCCGCGCTCACCGCGGAGGCCGACTACGCCGATCCGTCGATCGCTTCGTTCACGCTGTGGACGTGGATCACGGCGATCGTCTCCTTCCTCGCTGCGGCCCTGGTCGCCGCCGTCGCCTACGTCAATCGAGACCGGAGCGCGAAGGTGGGCCAGGACTCCGGCGAGACCGAGTCGCTGGTCGAGCTGCCGCAGTGGCTGCGGGAGAAGCTCAAGAAGTAG
- the metF gene encoding methylenetetrahydrofolate reductase [NAD(P)H], which translates to MTDESRTVLDRLDAVRASGRMPFSVEFMPPRDEAGEARLWRAVRTFERMDPAFVSMTYGAGGSTRDRTVRVTGEIAETTTLLPVAHLTAVNHSIDELRALMGSYADRDVRNVLVLRGDPPGDPMGKWVRHPKGLKYASEVVELVRELGDFHVGVAAFPEGHHRSPDLDTDVRYFANKLRAGADYSITQMFFDVDDYLRLRDAVVAADPEQGAKPLIPGIMPITSLKSVSRMAELSNAKIPDAMRAELAAAAGDGPEENRAAVRAVGIDIATRMGERLIAEGVPALHFCTLNFAKATSEVLENLRMLPVSVPTS; encoded by the coding sequence GTGACTGACGAAAGCCGGACCGTACTCGACCGACTCGACGCCGTGCGCGCGAGCGGCCGCATGCCGTTCTCGGTGGAATTCATGCCCCCGCGCGACGAGGCGGGCGAGGCCCGGCTGTGGCGCGCGGTGCGCACCTTCGAGCGCATGGATCCGGCCTTCGTCTCGATGACCTACGGCGCCGGAGGGTCCACTCGCGACCGCACGGTCCGGGTGACCGGCGAGATCGCCGAGACAACGACGCTGCTCCCGGTGGCGCACCTGACCGCGGTGAATCACAGCATCGATGAGCTTCGGGCGCTGATGGGGTCGTACGCCGACCGGGACGTGCGCAACGTGCTGGTGCTGCGGGGCGATCCGCCCGGCGACCCGATGGGCAAGTGGGTCCGGCATCCCAAGGGGCTCAAGTACGCCAGTGAGGTGGTCGAGCTGGTGCGCGAGCTGGGTGACTTCCACGTGGGCGTGGCCGCGTTCCCGGAGGGGCACCACCGCTCGCCCGACCTGGACACCGATGTGCGGTACTTCGCGAACAAGCTGCGGGCCGGCGCGGATTACTCGATCACCCAGATGTTCTTCGACGTCGACGATTACCTGCGGCTGCGCGATGCCGTGGTGGCCGCCGATCCCGAGCAGGGCGCGAAGCCGCTGATCCCGGGGATCATGCCGATCACTTCGCTGAAGTCGGTCTCGCGTATGGCCGAGCTGTCGAACGCGAAGATCCCCGATGCGATGCGCGCCGAGCTGGCTGCTGCGGCCGGTGACGGCCCGGAGGAGAATCGCGCTGCGGTGCGCGCCGTCGGGATCGACATCGCCACCCGGATGGGGGAGAGGCTCATCGCCGAAGGCGTCCCGGCGCTGCACTTCTGCACGCTGAACTTCGCGAAGGCCACCAGTGAGGTGCTGGAGAACCTGCGGATGCTCCCGGTTTCGGTGCCTACTTCTTGA
- a CDS encoding polyprenyl synthetase family protein, with translation MTLPVAPPETTLADIAAAVQPQLEDFLDERRDLVEPVGPVFAETTAGLERFVLRGGKRIRPAFAWTGWLAGGGATDGDVARAALRACSALEFVQACALIHDDIIDASQTRRGYPTTHREFAELHAQRGWSGSSEKFGEATAILLGDLALAWADDMFLGAGLSPERYLRAARAWAAMRTEVLGGQLLDIVSEASRDESQAAAERVVRFKTAGYTVERPLHVGAALAGASDQAITALRAIGVDLGVAFQLRDDLLGAFGDPAVTGKPSGDDLRSGKHTPMLAHALATGGDAAEELRALVGTDLDDDGVERARAALRATGAPSAMQSRVEELTSRATTAIDDAPIDDQARPVLAGLAAVLVDRAA, from the coding sequence ATGACGCTGCCGGTCGCCCCGCCCGAGACCACCCTGGCCGACATCGCGGCGGCGGTGCAGCCGCAGTTGGAAGACTTCCTCGATGAGCGTCGTGACCTGGTCGAACCCGTCGGTCCGGTGTTCGCCGAGACCACCGCGGGGCTGGAGCGCTTCGTTTTGCGCGGCGGTAAGCGAATCCGGCCGGCGTTCGCCTGGACCGGGTGGCTGGCCGGCGGCGGCGCGACCGACGGGGACGTGGCGCGCGCCGCCTTGCGCGCCTGTTCCGCGCTGGAGTTCGTGCAGGCGTGCGCACTGATCCATGACGACATCATCGATGCCTCGCAGACCCGCCGCGGCTACCCCACCACACACCGCGAATTCGCCGAGCTGCACGCGCAGCGGGGCTGGTCGGGGTCGTCGGAGAAATTCGGGGAGGCCACCGCGATCCTCCTGGGCGACCTGGCGCTCGCCTGGGCCGACGACATGTTCCTCGGCGCCGGTCTCTCCCCCGAACGCTATCTGCGCGCCGCCCGCGCCTGGGCGGCCATGCGGACCGAGGTGTTGGGCGGCCAGTTGCTCGACATCGTCAGCGAGGCCTCCCGCGACGAGTCGCAGGCGGCGGCCGAGCGGGTGGTGCGGTTCAAGACCGCGGGATACACGGTGGAGCGACCGCTGCACGTGGGCGCGGCGCTGGCCGGGGCGTCCGATCAGGCCATCACGGCCCTCCGGGCGATCGGCGTCGACCTGGGCGTGGCCTTCCAACTGCGCGACGATCTCCTCGGTGCGTTCGGCGACCCCGCGGTCACCGGCAAACCGTCGGGCGACGATCTGCGCTCCGGCAAGCACACACCGATGTTGGCGCACGCCCTCGCGACGGGCGGTGACGCCGCCGAGGAGCTGCGCGCACTGGTCGGAACCGATCTCGATGACGACGGTGTCGAGCGCGCCCGGGCGGCACTGCGGGCCACGGGGGCACCGTCGGCCATGCAGTCCCGGGTCGAGGAGCTCACCTCTCGCGCGACCACGGCGATCGACGATGCTCCGATCGACGACCAGGCCCGCCCGGTGCTCGCCGGACTCGCGGCGGTCCTGGTGGACCGCGCCGCGTAA
- a CDS encoding siderophore ABC transporter substrate-binding protein → MFTRFRKGAPVAAALVAASLVFAGCSTTSSADERPAAGEKITISTNKGEVQVPKNPKRVVALDNTSAETLKAFGVTPVAIPKPLFAKNVLGEWIDNPEIKDVGTHAEPKLDVIEDVTPDLIIGGYRFQKKQGDLQKIAEQTGAAFIDIAAEDDAPQSRVETMRTQTITLGEVFGKQDQAKQIVADFDKRLDAAKAQATGQSVFLANVNGGKIDNGASRMKPFIEQLNLKDVFGGQGGNIHQDSGLTPEAIAQADPQWVIVMDRDAAVTPKPGTTPQPAASVFAAQEAFKGKAFFEQGRIFYLDSSFYLREGIQDYGENYQRLAEALAATK, encoded by the coding sequence ATGTTCACCCGCTTCCGCAAGGGCGCCCCCGTGGCCGCCGCGCTGGTGGCCGCGAGCCTCGTCTTCGCCGGATGCTCGACCACGAGCTCCGCGGACGAGAGGCCCGCCGCCGGCGAGAAGATCACCATCAGCACCAACAAGGGCGAGGTCCAGGTGCCGAAGAACCCGAAGCGCGTGGTCGCCCTGGACAACACCAGCGCGGAGACCCTCAAGGCCTTCGGCGTGACCCCGGTCGCCATCCCGAAGCCGCTGTTCGCGAAGAACGTGCTGGGCGAGTGGATCGACAACCCCGAGATCAAGGACGTGGGCACCCATGCCGAGCCCAAACTCGATGTGATCGAGGACGTCACACCCGACCTGATCATCGGCGGCTACCGCTTCCAGAAGAAGCAGGGTGATCTGCAGAAGATCGCCGAGCAGACCGGGGCCGCGTTCATCGACATCGCCGCCGAGGACGATGCGCCGCAGAGCCGCGTCGAGACCATGCGCACCCAGACCATCACCCTCGGTGAGGTCTTCGGCAAGCAGGATCAGGCCAAGCAGATCGTCGCCGACTTCGACAAGCGCCTCGACGCGGCGAAGGCGCAGGCGACCGGCCAGAGCGTGTTCCTCGCGAACGTCAACGGCGGCAAGATCGACAACGGCGCGTCGCGGATGAAGCCGTTCATCGAGCAGCTCAACCTCAAGGACGTCTTCGGCGGCCAGGGCGGCAACATCCACCAGGATTCGGGCCTGACCCCCGAGGCCATCGCCCAGGCGGATCCGCAGTGGGTCATCGTGATGGACCGCGACGCCGCTGTCACTCCGAAGCCCGGCACCACCCCGCAGCCCGCCGCTTCGGTGTTCGCGGCCCAGGAGGCCTTCAAGGGCAAGGCCTTCTTCGAGCAGGGCCGGATCTTCTACCTGGACAGCTCCTTCTACCTCCGCGAGGGCATCCAGGACTACGGCGAGAACTACCAGCGCCTCGCGGAGGCGCTCGCCGCCACGAAGTGA
- a CDS encoding ABC transporter permease, whose product MTRRAALPLIAAACVVLVVLSLMTGEYHITVAGLLSGDGDMWRMFFISRVPRTLALVFAALAMSFSGVIMQRLTQNRFVEPTTAGTAEWAGLGVLLCLIFAPGAPPLVRMLYATSTAFVGTALFLGFLSRIRARRSPIVPLVGLMMGAVVSAISTYLAVETNLLQSAVAWRSGGFAHIVRGFYEPLWAVAIIAVATFALANYFTIAGLGRDVATSLGLRYGLTVGLGVTMVALATGVTSVVVGFLPFLGLVVPNIISAIRGDDVRSGLPWVAALSIALITGCDLIGRIIVRPMEIPVAVIMGVIGAATFLALVLTRSNRVAL is encoded by the coding sequence GTGACCCGCCGCGCCGCGTTGCCGCTGATCGCGGCGGCGTGCGTGGTGCTGGTGGTGCTGTCCCTGATGACGGGCGAGTACCACATCACCGTCGCCGGACTGCTATCCGGCGACGGTGACATGTGGCGGATGTTCTTCATCTCCCGAGTACCACGCACGCTGGCGCTGGTCTTCGCCGCGCTCGCCATGAGCTTCTCCGGCGTGATCATGCAGCGGCTCACCCAGAACCGGTTCGTCGAACCCACCACCGCCGGCACCGCCGAGTGGGCGGGCCTCGGTGTACTGCTGTGCCTGATCTTCGCCCCGGGGGCGCCGCCCCTGGTGCGCATGCTCTACGCCACGTCGACCGCCTTCGTGGGCACCGCGTTGTTCCTGGGCTTCCTGTCCCGCATCCGGGCTCGGCGGTCGCCGATCGTCCCCCTCGTCGGGCTCATGATGGGCGCCGTGGTCAGCGCGATCTCCACGTACCTCGCGGTCGAGACGAACCTGCTGCAATCCGCGGTCGCCTGGCGTTCAGGGGGTTTCGCACACATCGTCCGCGGCTTCTACGAGCCACTGTGGGCGGTGGCGATCATCGCCGTCGCGACCTTCGCGCTGGCCAACTACTTCACCATCGCCGGCCTGGGCCGCGATGTGGCCACCTCGCTCGGCCTGCGCTACGGGCTCACCGTGGGCCTGGGCGTCACGATGGTGGCACTCGCGACCGGCGTCACCAGCGTCGTCGTCGGATTCCTCCCGTTCCTGGGCCTGGTGGTGCCGAACATCATCAGCGCGATCCGCGGCGACGATGTGCGCTCGGGCCTGCCCTGGGTGGCGGCGCTGTCCATCGCCCTGATCACCGGCTGCGACCTGATCGGACGGATCATCGTGCGCCCCATGGAGATTCCGGTCGCGGTGATCATGGGCGTGATCGGCGCCGCCACCTTCCTCGCGCTCGTCCTCACCAGGAGTAATCGTGTCGCCCTCTGA
- a CDS encoding iron chelate uptake ABC transporter family permease subunit, with translation MSPSDSATGAPSLVGSAAGRVGWRARLGIAAAVATLAVVLFLLMRTGADDVLRWDFTFGLSFERRLRTVCAMVIAAFCQGIATVLFHTVTHNRILTPSIIGLDSLYVLIQTVGVFLVGGSFVENSDSVPQFLAQTGAMVLFASILYRWLFSGRFASLFLLLLAGVVLGLAFRAVAEFLQRLLSPTEFDALSIKLFGRLGSVNADLLPITAIACLLVAVYVWRRRTVYDVLLLGRDPAIALGVDHRAELTRALMLIALLISISTALVGPMVFFGFIIATLAYEAAGDWRHRATLPMAFLLGVITLAAGQYILQNLFYAAGMLTVIIEFCGGILFLAILFRRRGTM, from the coding sequence GTGTCGCCCTCTGATTCCGCCACGGGCGCACCGTCACTGGTCGGCTCTGCGGCCGGCCGAGTGGGCTGGCGCGCCCGCCTCGGCATCGCCGCCGCGGTCGCCACGCTCGCCGTGGTGCTGTTCCTGCTCATGCGTACCGGCGCCGACGACGTGCTGCGCTGGGACTTCACGTTCGGCCTGTCCTTCGAGCGCCGACTGCGCACGGTGTGCGCCATGGTGATCGCCGCGTTCTGTCAGGGCATCGCGACGGTGCTCTTCCACACGGTCACGCACAACCGCATCCTGACGCCGTCGATCATCGGGCTGGACAGTCTCTACGTGCTGATCCAGACGGTGGGCGTGTTCCTGGTCGGAGGTAGCTTCGTGGAGAACTCCGACAGCGTGCCGCAGTTCCTCGCGCAGACCGGCGCGATGGTGCTGTTCGCGTCGATCCTGTACCGCTGGTTGTTCTCCGGCCGGTTCGCGAGCCTGTTCCTTCTCCTGCTCGCGGGCGTGGTGCTGGGACTGGCGTTCCGCGCCGTCGCAGAATTCCTCCAGCGGCTGCTCTCGCCCACCGAGTTCGACGCCTTGTCGATCAAGCTGTTCGGCCGGCTCGGATCGGTGAACGCCGATCTACTGCCGATCACCGCGATCGCATGCCTGCTGGTCGCGGTGTACGTGTGGCGCCGCCGCACCGTCTACGACGTGCTGCTGCTGGGCCGTGATCCGGCGATCGCACTCGGCGTGGATCATCGGGCCGAGTTGACCAGGGCGCTGATGCTCATCGCGTTGCTGATCTCGATCAGCACGGCACTGGTGGGGCCGATGGTGTTCTTCGGCTTCATCATCGCGACGCTCGCCTATGAGGCGGCCGGCGACTGGCGCCATCGCGCGACCCTACCGATGGCCTTCCTGCTGGGCGTGATCACCTTGGCGGCAGGCCAGTACATTCTGCAGAACCTCTTCTACGCCGCCGGCATGCTCACCGTGATCATCGAGTTCTGCGGCGGAATCCTGTTCCTCGCCATCCTGTTCCGCCGAAGGGGGACCATGTGA
- a CDS encoding ABC transporter ATP-binding protein has protein sequence MNTTATPAIEFADLTKSYAQTVVLGPVSGAFDRGGITALVGPNGAGKSTLLTILGRLLTPDSGTALLNGRAVASMKPTEIARTLAILRQENGVNARLTVRDLVAFGRFPHSRGRLTTDDVRHIDDALGFLGLTELSDRFLDELSGGQRQRAYVAMTLAQDTEVILLDEPLNNLDMRHQVGMMGQLRRAADELGKTIILVVHDLNFAAAYADRIVALKHGSIAASGTPAEIMDSELLTGIFQTPVAVHSVNGLRVAVYAGMDRR, from the coding sequence GTGAACACCACTGCGACACCCGCCATCGAATTCGCAGATCTCACCAAGTCGTACGCGCAGACCGTGGTCCTGGGCCCCGTCTCCGGTGCCTTCGACCGGGGCGGGATCACCGCGCTGGTCGGCCCGAACGGTGCCGGTAAATCCACACTGCTCACCATCCTGGGACGCCTGCTGACGCCGGACTCGGGCACCGCGCTGCTCAACGGCCGGGCGGTGGCATCGATGAAGCCCACCGAGATCGCCCGCACTCTGGCGATCCTGCGCCAGGAGAACGGCGTCAACGCCCGGCTCACGGTGCGCGATCTGGTGGCATTCGGCCGCTTCCCGCACAGCCGCGGCCGGCTCACCACCGACGATGTGCGGCACATCGATGATGCGCTCGGCTTCCTCGGTCTCACCGAGCTGTCCGACCGGTTCCTCGACGAACTGTCGGGCGGCCAGCGCCAGCGCGCGTATGTGGCGATGACGCTGGCGCAGGACACCGAGGTGATCCTGCTCGACGAGCCGCTCAACAATCTCGACATGCGGCACCAGGTGGGCATGATGGGCCAGCTGCGGCGGGCCGCCGACGAGCTCGGTAAGACGATCATCCTGGTGGTGCACGACCTGAATTTCGCCGCGGCGTACGCGGACCGGATCGTCGCACTCAAGCACGGCAGCATCGCGGCCTCGGGCACACCCGCCGAGATCATGGACTCCGAACTCCTCACCGGGATCTTTCAGACCCCCGTCGCGGTGCACTCCGTGAACGGGCTCCGGGTCGCGGTGTACGCGGGGATGGATCGACGGTGA
- a CDS encoding alpha-(1->6)-mannopyranosyltransferase A codes for MSGSLNPVRAERDAGAARAAAGDALRGYAAFVRSSTGRPALLGLLGAALTTLGSFGAGAIRVHDVTLESAHLSWLRYGHGLVLSSVLFWTGIALLMLAWVRLGRSALRDEVTARQVAGTVALWVAPLIVAVPLYSRDAYSYLAQGALLRDGYDPYEVGPVVNPNGLLDDVSGIWTTTTAPYGPLFILIAKWVTVICGDNALTGTIALRLVMLPGIALSVWGVARLAQHFRARPAVSLWFAVLNPLVVVHLVGGVHNEALMVGLMVAGLVLVLRRKHWFGVAVIVAAVAVKGTAAIALPFVVWIWYHHRREADPSESSPRAFLIVGASSVAIFAALFAAFTLIAGVGLGWVTALAGSIKIINYITLPTALAQLTALLASPFTGLHLAPILVVTRALGIVALAITLVVLWWRYRQNERRNVMGILLGLLAVCVLSPASLPWYYTWPLAVAGAFTWSRRTLAIIVGLSVWLMAVFMPTGSIGLYSWWNVLLAIALGALAGYSLLHPDPLRVRPKLGLEPVPA; via the coding sequence ATGTCCGGTTCACTGAATCCCGTCCGCGCCGAGCGCGATGCCGGGGCCGCCCGCGCGGCCGCCGGTGATGCGCTGCGCGGCTACGCCGCTTTCGTGCGGTCCAGTACCGGCCGCCCGGCCCTGCTGGGCCTGCTCGGGGCGGCCCTGACCACACTCGGCAGTTTCGGTGCCGGCGCTATCCGCGTGCACGATGTGACACTCGAGTCCGCGCACCTGTCGTGGCTGCGGTACGGCCACGGCCTGGTGCTGAGTTCCGTGCTGTTCTGGACCGGTATCGCCCTGCTGATGCTCGCGTGGGTCCGCCTGGGGCGCAGTGCTCTCCGGGACGAGGTCACCGCGAGACAGGTGGCGGGCACGGTCGCACTGTGGGTGGCACCGCTGATCGTGGCGGTGCCGCTGTACTCCCGCGACGCGTACAGCTATCTCGCGCAGGGCGCACTGCTGCGCGACGGCTACGACCCGTACGAGGTGGGCCCCGTCGTCAACCCGAACGGACTCCTCGACGATGTGAGCGGTATCTGGACCACCACCACGGCGCCGTACGGTCCGCTGTTCATCCTGATCGCCAAGTGGGTCACGGTGATCTGCGGCGACAACGCGCTCACCGGAACGATCGCCCTGCGGCTGGTGATGCTTCCGGGCATCGCGCTGTCGGTGTGGGGCGTCGCGCGATTGGCGCAGCACTTCCGCGCGCGGCCGGCCGTCTCCCTCTGGTTCGCCGTGCTCAACCCGCTCGTGGTGGTGCACCTCGTGGGCGGCGTGCACAACGAGGCACTGATGGTGGGGCTCATGGTCGCCGGCCTGGTGCTGGTGCTGCGCCGCAAGCACTGGTTCGGTGTGGCCGTGATCGTGGCCGCGGTGGCGGTCAAGGGCACTGCCGCGATCGCCCTGCCCTTCGTGGTGTGGATCTGGTACCACCACCGTCGCGAGGCGGATCCGTCGGAATCGTCGCCGCGCGCATTCCTCATCGTGGGTGCCTCATCGGTCGCGATCTTCGCGGCTCTGTTCGCTGCGTTCACACTGATCGCGGGCGTCGGCCTGGGCTGGGTCACCGCGCTCGCCGGGTCGATCAAGATCATCAACTACATCACGCTGCCGACCGCCCTCGCCCAGCTCACCGCGCTGCTGGCGTCCCCGTTCACCGGGTTGCACCTGGCACCGATCCTGGTGGTCACCCGCGCGCTGGGCATCGTCGCGCTCGCGATCACCCTGGTGGTGCTGTGGTGGCGGTACCGGCAGAACGAGCGGCGCAATGTGATGGGAATCCTGCTGGGGCTGCTCGCGGTCTGCGTGCTGTCTCCCGCCTCGCTGCCCTGGTACTACACCTGGCCGCTCGCGGTGGCCGGTGCGTTCACCTGGTCGCGCCGGACCCTTGCGATCATCGTCGGGCTCTCGGTGTGGCTGATGGCGGTGTTCATGCCCACCGGCTCCATCGGCTTGTACTCGTGGTGGAACGTGCTGCTCGCGATCGCATTGGGTGCGCTCGCCGGCTACTCACTGCTCCATCCGGACCCGCTGCGGGTGCGGCCGAAGCTGGGCCTGGAACCGGTCCCTGCCTGA
- a CDS encoding Rv2175c family DNA-binding protein has protein sequence MSSIPYVSDALLPDGTATFSVASVAQGLGVSASKVLQLVRDHQLLAVRRGGDIHIPQLFFGEIDGRFSIAKHFTGLIQVLRDGGFEDDEIMRWLFAPFDDLDGAPAELLHTDSAREVIRRAQSMAF, from the coding sequence GTGAGCTCGATCCCTTACGTCAGTGATGCCCTGCTGCCTGATGGCACCGCCACCTTCTCCGTCGCCTCCGTGGCGCAGGGACTCGGCGTGTCGGCGTCCAAGGTGCTGCAGCTGGTGCGCGATCATCAGCTGCTCGCGGTGCGTCGCGGCGGCGACATCCACATCCCGCAGTTGTTCTTCGGCGAGATCGACGGCCGGTTCTCCATCGCCAAGCACTTCACGGGGCTGATCCAGGTGCTCCGCGACGGTGGCTTCGAGGACGACGAGATCATGCGCTGGCTGTTCGCGCCCTTCGACGATCTCGACGGTGCGCCGGCCGAACTCTTGCATACCGACTCCGCGCGCGAAGTGATCCGCCGCGCGCAGTCGATGGCCTTCTGA